From a single Mesotoga infera genomic region:
- a CDS encoding ABC transporter permease: protein MEFGYIARRLLSAIPTVLLVTFLVFIAIHIVPGDVVDMMLGTQNYLSESQIEQLYTEYGLDKPLVVQYGIWVRNLLSFNLGTSLRTGRTVTELIRERFPVTLELSLFSLGFAMLFGIPMGIISAIKRNGFIDNFVRIIGLIGLSSPSFWVGAIFIVLFSGTFHGFNLFGYVRPGVDLISNLQVMFLPSLTLGLMVAAQILRITRTSMLDVLNQDYVRTARAKGVSVRNVIFKHSLRNALVPVVTLSGIQLGYLLGGTIVIENMFALPGMGRLLLNVVNERDYPVVQGIVLFIGILIVLLNIAVDIIYTLIDPRVELR, encoded by the coding sequence ATGGAGTTCGGATACATTGCCAGGAGGTTGCTTTCGGCAATCCCCACTGTTCTCTTAGTAACATTTTTGGTTTTCATTGCAATCCACATAGTTCCCGGCGATGTGGTGGACATGATGCTCGGAACTCAGAACTATCTTAGTGAAAGCCAAATAGAGCAGCTTTATACTGAATATGGTCTAGATAAGCCTTTAGTCGTTCAGTATGGAATATGGGTGAGAAACCTCCTTTCTTTCAATCTAGGAACTTCACTTAGAACGGGAAGAACCGTAACCGAACTAATAAGAGAGAGATTTCCCGTTACTCTTGAACTGTCATTATTCTCTCTTGGATTCGCTATGTTGTTTGGTATTCCAATGGGAATCATATCTGCAATCAAGAGAAATGGTTTCATTGACAATTTCGTAAGGATAATCGGCCTCATCGGTCTTTCGTCCCCATCCTTTTGGGTGGGGGCGATCTTCATAGTTCTCTTCTCAGGTACCTTTCACGGCTTCAATCTCTTTGGCTATGTAAGACCGGGAGTAGATCTAATTTCCAATCTTCAAGTGATGTTTCTTCCTTCGCTCACATTGGGTTTGATGGTTGCCGCCCAGATCTTAAGGATTACGAGAACCTCGATGCTGGACGTGTTGAATCAGGATTATGTTAGGACGGCAAGAGCAAAGGGGGTAAGTGTGCGAAATGTTATTTTTAAGCATTCACTGAGAAACGCTCTGGTTCCTGTGGTAACGCTTTCCGGCATTCAGCTTGGATATCTTCTTGGCGGGACAATCGTTATTGAGAATATGTTTGCGCTTCCGGGAATGGGAAGACTTCTTCTCAATGTAGTGAACGAAAGGGACTACCCAGTTGTTCAGGGAATTGTTCTTTTTATAGGTATTCTGATAGTTTTGTTGAACATAGCGGTAGACATAATATACACACTCATCGATCCTCGTGTCGAACTTCGGTAG
- a CDS encoding ABC transporter substrate-binding protein, whose protein sequence is MNSVIIGGGIVKKCFAVLLVAALSVVIFAASDNVLVMAIETEPVGLDPTLVTAFASHRVLENVYDGLLKYDENMNLIPNLAVDFEVVDPYTIVFEIREGVKFHNGESLTVEDVLFTFERIRDPEVKAPAATYYGEVESIKVIEGNKVEFKLKIPMASSLLPNFAGVNSAILSKSFVESGANLQLVTNGTGPFFMVEFIAGNYITLRKNTEYFVEGLPYLSEIKMMIMPEEVTRVSALRNGDVDLAKISEPLSLRQLPSDRFKIYRTPVLSYYLLGFNTTRGPLSKPEVRNALNYAVNREMIVKAVAFDEATITGPLNPELDFWALQPNEFEEYTYNPAKAKQLLTEAGYPNGFEFEIVAAQRYNFDKVAQVIQAQLAEVGVTAKINIVEWGIFISKWRESDFDSFISMNSGSIDPDIQFNRTFRTGGSTNVFLYSNPQVDELLDSGRSESDLNSRRLIYEELQKKLVEDSPIIFLYSANTIFASNDSVEGFRSLANESLVFLRETHKE, encoded by the coding sequence ATGAATAGTGTCATAATAGGAGGTGGTATTGTGAAAAAGTGTTTTGCAGTACTTCTAGTAGCAGCCTTGTCAGTAGTGATCTTTGCTGCCAGCGACAATGTTTTGGTAATGGCAATCGAAACCGAACCGGTTGGGTTAGATCCTACACTTGTAACTGCTTTCGCTTCTCACAGAGTATTGGAGAACGTTTACGACGGCCTTCTCAAGTATGATGAGAACATGAACCTAATACCTAACCTCGCTGTAGACTTCGAAGTTGTCGATCCTTATACCATCGTGTTCGAGATCAGAGAAGGAGTCAAATTCCACAACGGAGAATCCCTAACCGTTGAAGATGTTTTGTTCACATTTGAAAGGATTAGAGACCCGGAAGTGAAAGCTCCCGCAGCCACTTACTATGGTGAAGTCGAATCTATAAAGGTCATAGAAGGCAACAAAGTCGAGTTCAAGTTGAAGATTCCAATGGCCTCTTCTCTCTTACCTAACTTTGCAGGTGTCAATAGCGCAATACTTTCGAAGAGTTTTGTAGAGTCAGGAGCAAATCTTCAGCTCGTGACGAATGGAACAGGCCCGTTCTTTATGGTCGAATTTATAGCAGGTAACTACATAACGCTGAGAAAGAACACCGAGTACTTTGTGGAGGGACTTCCTTATCTAAGCGAAATAAAGATGATGATCATGCCTGAGGAGGTAACACGGGTCTCCGCGCTAAGAAACGGAGATGTCGATCTGGCAAAGATTAGCGAGCCGCTTAGTTTGAGACAACTGCCCTCAGACAGATTCAAGATATATAGAACACCGGTTCTAAGCTATTACTTGTTAGGGTTCAACACAACCAGAGGTCCTCTAAGTAAGCCAGAGGTTAGGAATGCTCTGAATTATGCAGTAAACAGAGAGATGATCGTCAAGGCGGTTGCATTCGACGAAGCAACTATAACAGGTCCTCTAAACCCGGAACTTGATTTTTGGGCGCTCCAGCCAAATGAGTTTGAGGAGTACACTTACAACCCAGCAAAGGCGAAACAGCTGCTAACGGAGGCAGGCTATCCAAATGGTTTTGAGTTTGAGATAGTTGCTGCCCAGAGATATAACTTCGACAAAGTTGCCCAAGTTATTCAAGCTCAGCTTGCAGAAGTTGGCGTCACAGCAAAGATAAACATTGTGGAATGGGGTATCTTCATTAGCAAATGGAGAGAAAGCGATTTTGATTCTTTCATTTCTATGAACAGTGGCTCTATAGACCCGGACATTCAGTTCAACAGAACTTTTAGAACTGGAGGATCCACAAATGTGTTCCTTTATAGCAATCCTCAGGTAGACGAACTGCTCGATAGCGGAAGAAGTGAGTCGGACCTTAACAGCCGACGTCTAATCTATGAAGAACTTCAGAAAAAGCTTGTTGAAGACTCGCCAATAATCTTCTTATACTCAGCAAACACAATATTCGCTTCCAATGATTCGGTTGAAGGATTCAGATCTCTGGCTAACGAGAGTCTTGTTTTCTTGAGAGAAACTCACAAAGAGTAA